The following are encoded in a window of Pecten maximus chromosome 17, xPecMax1.1, whole genome shotgun sequence genomic DNA:
- the LOC117315764 gene encoding myoneurin-like isoform X1, giving the protein MSDANVMAESYADGAINLSSTDSGQSANDEDNKPSCHFCGKKFAQSSYIKAHMRLHTGEKPFACSFCPKRFSDCSNWKKHERIHIRQMGINPDKAHNMTKHSMFLVQSSYSSPKLKNDLGSPEYVCKICGKSFANASSLTTHKRIHSGDRPYRCQTCGKSFTQIGTLRTHERVHTGEKPYICKICGQTFAQSGSFRMHERRHMMEMLNKCPVCPVKFQRWEDAKQHLATHPEIIARHPEIVESNGFLENDLAKALKTEGDLQQFHQVLAAQVSDETLPPIETFTSRPDHLPPHSFPFPAGIPPLVSANALHFPGISVSATDITSPVNVFSSAILRADAMHIPTRQILDEYALPTTTTANIVPYTEPPPVIVQDGNDTAIVSTTTARDRKYSSDSHTSRSVSTPDPGCDIGNGRAESEKNGNFLENMTADTVGGKTGSEDSSLTSDHSDSAQNEESIGISRQNLHSRMISTTNSRKQRHPMRRYSGSSCMAPDTSTQPTTSLVETSSNHSETIREEDISDDLVGGKFYRCEHCHILFEDCTLYLLHNGFHSHDSDPFKCVICKTSCRDRIEFNCHLTSHIKLANGVSETSLSRDVLNRY; this is encoded by the exons ATGTCGGATGCTAATGTAATGGCAGAATCCTACGCTGACGGAGCTATCAACCTCAGCAGCACAGACTCCGGCCAGTCGGCGAACGATGAGGACAACAAGCCCAGCTGTCATTTCTGTGGGAAAAAGTTCGCCCAGTCCAGCTACATCAAAGCTCACATGCGACTGCACACGGGAGAGAAGCCATTCGCTTGCTCCTTTTGTCCTAAACGTTTCAGCGACTGCAGCAACTGGAAGAAACATGAGAGAATTCACATCAGACAGATGGGCATCAATCCTGATAAAGCACACAACATGACCAAACACTCTATGTTTCTTGTTCAATCATCATACTCTTCaccaaaattgaaaaatgatTTGGGATCACCTGAATATGTCTGCAAAATTTGCGGGAAGTCATTTGCCAATGCCAGTAGTTTGACCACACACAAAAGAATACATAGTGGGGACCGTCCGTACCGATGTCAGACCTGTGGCAAGTCGTTCACACAGATTGGGACCCTTCGTACCCATGAGCGGGTCCACACAGGAGAAAAGCCATATATTTGTAAAATCTGCGGCCAGACTTTTGCCCAAAGCGGAAGTTTTCGCATGCACGAGCGTCGTCACATGATGGAAATGCTAAATAAATGCCCGGTTTGTCCAGTAAAGTTCCAGCGATGGGAAGATGCAAAACAGCATCTAGCAACACATCCCGAGATTATAGCCAGGCATCCAGAAATTGTGGAGTCCAACGGTTTCTTGGAGAATGACCTGGCAAAAGCTCTCAAGACTGAGGGAGATCTACAGCAGTTTCATCAAGTCCTTGCCGCCCAAGTATCAGACGAAACCCTCCCACCGATTGAAACATTTACAAGTCGCCCGGATCACCTTCCTCCCCACAGTTTTCCGTTTCCTGCTGGTATACCGCCCCTAGTTTCTGCTAATGCCCTGCATTTTCCTGGGATATCTGTAAGTGCGACTGACATCACTAGCCCAGTCAACGTATTTTCTTCTGCCATTCTGCGTGCTGATGCCATGCATATACCGACCCGACAAATTCTGGATGAATACGCCTTGCCAACTACTACTACTGCTAACATTGTGCCATATACAGAACCGCCGCCCGTTATCGTTCAGGACGGAAACGATACTGCCATAGTCAGCACCACAACTGCTCGTGACAGGAAGTACAGTTCAGATTCTCACACTTCCCGCTCTGTCTCCACACCAGATCCTGGTTGCGACATAGGCAATGGTCGAGCTGAAAGTGAAAAGAATGGAAATTTTCTGGAAAACATGACAGCTGACACAGTTGGTGGCAAGACAGGATCTGAAGACTCGAGTCTGACCAGTGACCATTCAGACAGTGCACAGAATGAAGAGAGCATTGGCATCAGTCGACAGAATCTCCATTCGCGTATGATCTCCACGACAAACTCGCGGAAACAACGCCATCCAATGCGTCGCTATAGTGGCAGCAGTTGCATGGCACCAGATACGTCCACCCAGCCGACCACTAGCCTGGTAGAGACAAGCTCGAATCACTCCGAGACCATCCGAGAAGAAGATATATCTGATGATTTAGTTGGTGGCAAGTTTTATCGCTGCGAACACTGCCACATCCTGTTTGAAGATTGCACTCTGTATCTGCTTCATAATGGCTTCCACTCTCATGACTCCGATCCATTCAAATGTGTCATCTGTAAAACGTCGTGCCGGGACCGCATAGAGTTTAATTGCCATTTGACCAGCCATATAAA GCTTGCCAACGGTGTGTCGGAGACATCGCTATCCAGAGACGTCCTCAACAGGTATTAG
- the LOC117315764 gene encoding myoneurin-like isoform X2 codes for MSDANVMAESYADGAINLSSTDSGQSANDEDNKPSCHFCGKKFAQSSYIKAHMRLHTGEKPFACSFCPKRFSDCSNWKKHERIHIRQMGINPDKAHNMTKHSMFLVQSSYSSPKLKNDLGSPEYVCKICGKSFANASSLTTHKRIHSGDRPYRCQTCGKSFTQIGTLRTHERVHTGEKPYICKICGQTFAQSGSFRMHERRHMMEMLNKCPVCPVKFQRWEDAKQHLATHPEIIARHPEIVESNGFLENDLAKALKTEGDLQQFHQVLAAQVSDETLPPIETFTSRPDHLPPHSFPFPAGIPPLVSANALHFPGISVSATDITSPVNVFSSAILRADAMHIPTRQILDEYALPTTTTANIVPYTEPPPVIVQDGNDTAIVSTTTARDRKYSSDSHTSRSVSTPDPGCDIGNGRAESEKNGNFLENMTADTVGGKTGSEDSSLTSDHSDSAQNEESIGISRQNLHSRMISTTNSRKQRHPMRRYSGSSCMAPDTSTQPTTSLVETSSNHSETIREEDISDDLVGGKFYRCEHCHILFEDCTLYLLHNGFHSHDSDPFKCVICKTSCRDRIEFNCHLTSHIKLSS; via the exons ATGTCGGATGCTAATGTAATGGCAGAATCCTACGCTGACGGAGCTATCAACCTCAGCAGCACAGACTCCGGCCAGTCGGCGAACGATGAGGACAACAAGCCCAGCTGTCATTTCTGTGGGAAAAAGTTCGCCCAGTCCAGCTACATCAAAGCTCACATGCGACTGCACACGGGAGAGAAGCCATTCGCTTGCTCCTTTTGTCCTAAACGTTTCAGCGACTGCAGCAACTGGAAGAAACATGAGAGAATTCACATCAGACAGATGGGCATCAATCCTGATAAAGCACACAACATGACCAAACACTCTATGTTTCTTGTTCAATCATCATACTCTTCaccaaaattgaaaaatgatTTGGGATCACCTGAATATGTCTGCAAAATTTGCGGGAAGTCATTTGCCAATGCCAGTAGTTTGACCACACACAAAAGAATACATAGTGGGGACCGTCCGTACCGATGTCAGACCTGTGGCAAGTCGTTCACACAGATTGGGACCCTTCGTACCCATGAGCGGGTCCACACAGGAGAAAAGCCATATATTTGTAAAATCTGCGGCCAGACTTTTGCCCAAAGCGGAAGTTTTCGCATGCACGAGCGTCGTCACATGATGGAAATGCTAAATAAATGCCCGGTTTGTCCAGTAAAGTTCCAGCGATGGGAAGATGCAAAACAGCATCTAGCAACACATCCCGAGATTATAGCCAGGCATCCAGAAATTGTGGAGTCCAACGGTTTCTTGGAGAATGACCTGGCAAAAGCTCTCAAGACTGAGGGAGATCTACAGCAGTTTCATCAAGTCCTTGCCGCCCAAGTATCAGACGAAACCCTCCCACCGATTGAAACATTTACAAGTCGCCCGGATCACCTTCCTCCCCACAGTTTTCCGTTTCCTGCTGGTATACCGCCCCTAGTTTCTGCTAATGCCCTGCATTTTCCTGGGATATCTGTAAGTGCGACTGACATCACTAGCCCAGTCAACGTATTTTCTTCTGCCATTCTGCGTGCTGATGCCATGCATATACCGACCCGACAAATTCTGGATGAATACGCCTTGCCAACTACTACTACTGCTAACATTGTGCCATATACAGAACCGCCGCCCGTTATCGTTCAGGACGGAAACGATACTGCCATAGTCAGCACCACAACTGCTCGTGACAGGAAGTACAGTTCAGATTCTCACACTTCCCGCTCTGTCTCCACACCAGATCCTGGTTGCGACATAGGCAATGGTCGAGCTGAAAGTGAAAAGAATGGAAATTTTCTGGAAAACATGACAGCTGACACAGTTGGTGGCAAGACAGGATCTGAAGACTCGAGTCTGACCAGTGACCATTCAGACAGTGCACAGAATGAAGAGAGCATTGGCATCAGTCGACAGAATCTCCATTCGCGTATGATCTCCACGACAAACTCGCGGAAACAACGCCATCCAATGCGTCGCTATAGTGGCAGCAGTTGCATGGCACCAGATACGTCCACCCAGCCGACCACTAGCCTGGTAGAGACAAGCTCGAATCACTCCGAGACCATCCGAGAAGAAGATATATCTGATGATTTAGTTGGTGGCAAGTTTTATCGCTGCGAACACTGCCACATCCTGTTTGAAGATTGCACTCTGTATCTGCTTCATAATGGCTTCCACTCTCATGACTCCGATCCATTCAAATGTGTCATCTGTAAAACGTCGTGCCGGGACCGCATAGAGTTTAATTGCCATTTGACCAGCCATATAAA GTTGTCATCATAA